A single region of the Oncorhynchus keta strain PuntledgeMale-10-30-2019 chromosome 4, Oket_V2, whole genome shotgun sequence genome encodes:
- the LOC118377620 gene encoding sorting nexin-12 isoform X2 encodes MSDPTVADTRRLNSKPQDLTDAYGPPSNFLEIDVYDPQTIGVGRNRFTTYEVRMRTNLPIFKLKDSVVRRRYSDFEWLKNELERDSKIVVPPLPGKALKRQLPFRGDEGIFEESFIEERRVGLEQFINRLAGHPLAQNERCLHMFLQDESIDRNYIPGKV; translated from the exons ATGTCGGATCCCACTGTTGCAGATACTCGCCGATTAAACTCTAAACCACAGGATCTCACAGATGCGTATGGCCCCCCAAGCAATTTTCTTGAAATCGACGTTTATGACCCACAAACAATTGGAGTTGGCCGGAACAGATTCACCACCTATGAAGTGCGAATGCGG ACAAATCTTCCCATCTTCAAACTTAAGGACTCTGTTgtgcggagaaggtacagtgatTTTGAGTGGCTGAAGaatgagctggagagagacagtaag ATTGTGGTGCCCCCTCTCCCTGGGAAAGCTTTAAAAAGACAGCTGCCCTTCCGAGGAGATGAGGGTATCTTTGAGGAGTCCTTCATTGAGGAGCGGAGGGTAGGCTTGGAGCAGTTCATCAACAG ACTTGCAGGTCATCCCCTGGCCCAGAATGAGCGCTGTCTTCACATGTTCCTTCAAGATGAGTCCATTGACCGGAACTATATTCCTGGAAAA GTGTGA
- the LOC118377620 gene encoding sorting nexin-12 isoform X4 yields the protein MSDPTVADTRRLNSKPQDLTDAYGPPSNFLEIDVYDPQTIGVGRNRFTTYEVRMRDSVVRRRYSDFEWLKNELERDSKIVVPPLPGKALKRQLPFRGDEGIFEESFIEERRVGLEQFINRLAGHPLAQNERCLHMFLQDESIDRNYIPGKVRK from the exons ATGTCGGATCCCACTGTTGCAGATACTCGCCGATTAAACTCTAAACCACAGGATCTCACAGATGCGTATGGCCCCCCAAGCAATTTTCTTGAAATCGACGTTTATGACCCACAAACAATTGGAGTTGGCCGGAACAGATTCACCACCTATGAAGTGCGAATGCGG GACTCTGTTgtgcggagaaggtacagtgatTTTGAGTGGCTGAAGaatgagctggagagagacagtaag ATTGTGGTGCCCCCTCTCCCTGGGAAAGCTTTAAAAAGACAGCTGCCCTTCCGAGGAGATGAGGGTATCTTTGAGGAGTCCTTCATTGAGGAGCGGAGGGTAGGCTTGGAGCAGTTCATCAACAG ACTTGCAGGTCATCCCCTGGCCCAGAATGAGCGCTGTCTTCACATGTTCCTTCAAGATGAGTCCATTGACCGGAACTATATTCCTGGAAAAGTACGCAAGTAG
- the LOC118377620 gene encoding sorting nexin-12 isoform X1, whose translation MSDPTVADTRRLNSKPQDLTDAYGPPSNFLEIDVYDPQTIGVGRNRFTTYEVRMRTNLPIFKLKDSVVRRRYSDFEWLKNELERDSKIVVPPLPGKALKRQLPFRGDEGIFEESFIEERRVGLEQFINRLAGHPLAQNERCLHMFLQDESIDRNYIPGKVRK comes from the exons ATGTCGGATCCCACTGTTGCAGATACTCGCCGATTAAACTCTAAACCACAGGATCTCACAGATGCGTATGGCCCCCCAAGCAATTTTCTTGAAATCGACGTTTATGACCCACAAACAATTGGAGTTGGCCGGAACAGATTCACCACCTATGAAGTGCGAATGCGG ACAAATCTTCCCATCTTCAAACTTAAGGACTCTGTTgtgcggagaaggtacagtgatTTTGAGTGGCTGAAGaatgagctggagagagacagtaag ATTGTGGTGCCCCCTCTCCCTGGGAAAGCTTTAAAAAGACAGCTGCCCTTCCGAGGAGATGAGGGTATCTTTGAGGAGTCCTTCATTGAGGAGCGGAGGGTAGGCTTGGAGCAGTTCATCAACAG ACTTGCAGGTCATCCCCTGGCCCAGAATGAGCGCTGTCTTCACATGTTCCTTCAAGATGAGTCCATTGACCGGAACTATATTCCTGGAAAAGTACGCAAGTAG
- the LOC118377620 gene encoding sorting nexin-12 isoform X3 — protein sequence MSDPTVADTRRLNSKPQDLTDAYGPPSNFLEIDVYDPQTIGVGRNRFTTYEVRMRTNLPIFKLKDSVVRRRYSDFEWLKNELERDSKIVVPPLPGKALKRQLPFRGDEGIFEESFIEERRVGLEQFINRLAGHPLAQNERCLHMFLQDESIDRNYIPGKA from the exons ATGTCGGATCCCACTGTTGCAGATACTCGCCGATTAAACTCTAAACCACAGGATCTCACAGATGCGTATGGCCCCCCAAGCAATTTTCTTGAAATCGACGTTTATGACCCACAAACAATTGGAGTTGGCCGGAACAGATTCACCACCTATGAAGTGCGAATGCGG ACAAATCTTCCCATCTTCAAACTTAAGGACTCTGTTgtgcggagaaggtacagtgatTTTGAGTGGCTGAAGaatgagctggagagagacagtaag ATTGTGGTGCCCCCTCTCCCTGGGAAAGCTTTAAAAAGACAGCTGCCCTTCCGAGGAGATGAGGGTATCTTTGAGGAGTCCTTCATTGAGGAGCGGAGGGTAGGCTTGGAGCAGTTCATCAACAG ACTTGCAGGTCATCCCCTGGCCCAGAATGAGCGCTGTCTTCACATGTTCCTTCAAGATGAGTCCATTGACCGGAACTATATTCCTGGAAAA
- the foxo4 gene encoding forkhead box protein O4 isoform X1, with protein sequence MKGGEFHRKLSTFRIVVANKTFTMEVSTVPKIDPDFEPQSRPRSCTWPLPRPDISAVKPEGADGPESSAGTPPADDDKQEQQQIISEPEKVVVTEGGVVAGVGGATPRKGSSRRNAWGNQSYADLISQAIENSPEKRLTLAQIYDWMVKTVPYFKDKGDSNSSAGWKNSIRHNLSLHNKFLRVHNESTGKSSWWMLNPEGGKTGKAPRRRAASMDNSSKLLKSRMRAKQTKKAAAGLGGTTGGDGDGGADSPNSSQQFPKWGVNSGSPSSRGSLDEPDMWTSFRPRTSSNASTLSGRLSPIGPGQEDEDDLPEEGLLGYSTGNLPPTLTETLMEELDLIDGLTLMTEQQGGASPSTAPPAPPTPLPSASTLLPRGSGFPSFRQLQPSNISQAPNQTGGQSSGTQCGNNNNSKPLNYGNSLFNPMPSPGSRGTGLYGTHVPSSLEALLTSDSPPPSDFMMTQVDPLMPSPGVVGMMGMGGPMVGGRPKPNQLLLGKGLEPNTVASMRMQSQLQQQHSQLGLGMILSGMAQDSPQLSALKAQHAQLPGLGPHHGGGLSNIGGGLPGMGQFGTPSSFLPSQDRLPTDLDIEMFTENLDCDVDYIINSDLMDGEGIDFNFDPIGGQSYSGPATTQSATHNWVPS encoded by the exons ATGAAAGGGGGAGAATTCCATAGGAAG TTGTCTACATTTAGGATAGTTGTAGCAAACAAAACTTTTACAATGGAGGTTTCGACGGTACCCAAGATTGACCCAGATTTTGAGCCGCAAAGCAGACCTAGGTCGTGCACATGGCCGCTCCCCAGACCCGACATCTCAGCTGTCAAACCGGAGGGGGCGGATGGCCCTGAATCTTCTGCGGGAACCCCGCCCGCCGACGACGATAAGCAGGAGCAACAGCAAATCATATCCGAGCCTGAGAAAGTTGTGGTCACAGAGGGAGGAGTCGTAGCCGGAGTAGGTGGAGCCACACCCCGAAAGGGATCATCCCGGCGCAATGCATGGGGGAACCAGTCTTACGCGGACCTGATTAGTCAGGCTATTGAGAACTCTCCAGAGAAGCGTCTAACCTTGGCACAGATATATGACTGGATGGTGAAAACTGTGCCTTACTTCAAAGATAAAGGAGATAGCAACAGCTCAGCAGGGTGGAAG AATTCAATTCGCCACAACTTATCACTCCACAACAAGTTCCTGAGAGTTCACAATGAGTCCACAGGCAAGAGTTCTTGGTGGATGCTCAACCCAGAGGGGGGCAAGACTGGGAAAGCCCcccgtcgccgtgctgcctccatGGACAACAGCAGCAAACTGCTGAAAAGCCGGATGCGAGCCAAGCAGACCAAGAAGGCAGCAGCAGGCCTGGGCGGGACCACTGGGGGAGATGGCGACGGGGGCGCAGACAGTCCCAACTCCTCCCAGCAGTTCCCCAAATGGGGGGTAAACAGCGGCAGCCCCTCATCCCGTGGTAGCCTAGACGAACCTGACATGTGGACCAGCTTCCGTCCACGCACCAGCTCTAATGCCAGCACCCTGAGTGGCCGGCTGTCCCCCATCGGCCCCGggcaggaggatgaggatgacCTGCCTGAGGAAGGTCTACTGGGCTACTCCACGGGCAACCTGCCCCCCACCCTCACTGAGACACTAATGGAGGAGCTGGACCTGATCGATGGCCTGACACTGATGACTGAGCAGCAGGGAGGGGCTAGTCCCAGCACAGCCCCACCGGCTCCCCCCACCCCTCTGCCCTCTGCCTCAACACTGCTTCCCCGGGGCTCCGGGTTCCCCTCCTTCCGCCAGCTACAGCCATCCAACATCTCCCAGGCCCCCAACCAGACTGGGGGACAGTCCTCAGGCACACAATGTGGCAACAATAACAACTCCAAACCATTAAACTATGGTAACTCTCTCTTTAACCCCATGCCCAGCCCTGGCTCCCGTGGGACTGGTCTCTATGGCACTCATGTTCCCTCCAGCTTGGAGGCGTTGCTCACCTCAGACTCCCCGCCTCCCAGTGATTTCATGATGACCCAGGTGGACCCCCTTATGCCCAGTCCTGGTGTAGTGGGGATGATGGGCATGGGGGGGCCCATGGTGGGAGGGCGGCCCAAACCAAACCAGCTGTTGCTGGGGAAGGGGCTTGAGCCAAACACTGTGGCATCCATGAGGATgcagtcccagctccaacagcAGCACTCTCAGCTGGGCCTGGGCATGATCCTGTCAGGCATGGCCCAAGACTCTCCACAGCTCTCAGCCCTCAAAGCTCAGCATGCACAGCTGCCAGGTTTGGGGCCTCACCACGGAGGGGGCCTATCCAATATAGGAGGAGGTCTGCCAGGGATGGGCCAGTTCGGAACGCCGAGCTCCTTCCTACCAAGTCAAGACCGCTTGCCCACCGACTTGGACATTGAGATGTTCACAGAGAACTTGGACTGTGACGTGGACTACATCATCAACAGTGACCTCATGGATGGAGAGGGCATTGATTTCAACTTTGACCCCATAGGTGGGCAAAGCTACTCTGGCCCTGCAACTACGCAGAGCGCCACCCACAACTGGGTACCCAGCTAA
- the foxo4 gene encoding forkhead box protein O4 isoform X2, with protein sequence MEVSTVPKIDPDFEPQSRPRSCTWPLPRPDISAVKPEGADGPESSAGTPPADDDKQEQQQIISEPEKVVVTEGGVVAGVGGATPRKGSSRRNAWGNQSYADLISQAIENSPEKRLTLAQIYDWMVKTVPYFKDKGDSNSSAGWKNSIRHNLSLHNKFLRVHNESTGKSSWWMLNPEGGKTGKAPRRRAASMDNSSKLLKSRMRAKQTKKAAAGLGGTTGGDGDGGADSPNSSQQFPKWGVNSGSPSSRGSLDEPDMWTSFRPRTSSNASTLSGRLSPIGPGQEDEDDLPEEGLLGYSTGNLPPTLTETLMEELDLIDGLTLMTEQQGGASPSTAPPAPPTPLPSASTLLPRGSGFPSFRQLQPSNISQAPNQTGGQSSGTQCGNNNNSKPLNYGNSLFNPMPSPGSRGTGLYGTHVPSSLEALLTSDSPPPSDFMMTQVDPLMPSPGVVGMMGMGGPMVGGRPKPNQLLLGKGLEPNTVASMRMQSQLQQQHSQLGLGMILSGMAQDSPQLSALKAQHAQLPGLGPHHGGGLSNIGGGLPGMGQFGTPSSFLPSQDRLPTDLDIEMFTENLDCDVDYIINSDLMDGEGIDFNFDPIGGQSYSGPATTQSATHNWVPS encoded by the exons ATGGAGGTTTCGACGGTACCCAAGATTGACCCAGATTTTGAGCCGCAAAGCAGACCTAGGTCGTGCACATGGCCGCTCCCCAGACCCGACATCTCAGCTGTCAAACCGGAGGGGGCGGATGGCCCTGAATCTTCTGCGGGAACCCCGCCCGCCGACGACGATAAGCAGGAGCAACAGCAAATCATATCCGAGCCTGAGAAAGTTGTGGTCACAGAGGGAGGAGTCGTAGCCGGAGTAGGTGGAGCCACACCCCGAAAGGGATCATCCCGGCGCAATGCATGGGGGAACCAGTCTTACGCGGACCTGATTAGTCAGGCTATTGAGAACTCTCCAGAGAAGCGTCTAACCTTGGCACAGATATATGACTGGATGGTGAAAACTGTGCCTTACTTCAAAGATAAAGGAGATAGCAACAGCTCAGCAGGGTGGAAG AATTCAATTCGCCACAACTTATCACTCCACAACAAGTTCCTGAGAGTTCACAATGAGTCCACAGGCAAGAGTTCTTGGTGGATGCTCAACCCAGAGGGGGGCAAGACTGGGAAAGCCCcccgtcgccgtgctgcctccatGGACAACAGCAGCAAACTGCTGAAAAGCCGGATGCGAGCCAAGCAGACCAAGAAGGCAGCAGCAGGCCTGGGCGGGACCACTGGGGGAGATGGCGACGGGGGCGCAGACAGTCCCAACTCCTCCCAGCAGTTCCCCAAATGGGGGGTAAACAGCGGCAGCCCCTCATCCCGTGGTAGCCTAGACGAACCTGACATGTGGACCAGCTTCCGTCCACGCACCAGCTCTAATGCCAGCACCCTGAGTGGCCGGCTGTCCCCCATCGGCCCCGggcaggaggatgaggatgacCTGCCTGAGGAAGGTCTACTGGGCTACTCCACGGGCAACCTGCCCCCCACCCTCACTGAGACACTAATGGAGGAGCTGGACCTGATCGATGGCCTGACACTGATGACTGAGCAGCAGGGAGGGGCTAGTCCCAGCACAGCCCCACCGGCTCCCCCCACCCCTCTGCCCTCTGCCTCAACACTGCTTCCCCGGGGCTCCGGGTTCCCCTCCTTCCGCCAGCTACAGCCATCCAACATCTCCCAGGCCCCCAACCAGACTGGGGGACAGTCCTCAGGCACACAATGTGGCAACAATAACAACTCCAAACCATTAAACTATGGTAACTCTCTCTTTAACCCCATGCCCAGCCCTGGCTCCCGTGGGACTGGTCTCTATGGCACTCATGTTCCCTCCAGCTTGGAGGCGTTGCTCACCTCAGACTCCCCGCCTCCCAGTGATTTCATGATGACCCAGGTGGACCCCCTTATGCCCAGTCCTGGTGTAGTGGGGATGATGGGCATGGGGGGGCCCATGGTGGGAGGGCGGCCCAAACCAAACCAGCTGTTGCTGGGGAAGGGGCTTGAGCCAAACACTGTGGCATCCATGAGGATgcagtcccagctccaacagcAGCACTCTCAGCTGGGCCTGGGCATGATCCTGTCAGGCATGGCCCAAGACTCTCCACAGCTCTCAGCCCTCAAAGCTCAGCATGCACAGCTGCCAGGTTTGGGGCCTCACCACGGAGGGGGCCTATCCAATATAGGAGGAGGTCTGCCAGGGATGGGCCAGTTCGGAACGCCGAGCTCCTTCCTACCAAGTCAAGACCGCTTGCCCACCGACTTGGACATTGAGATGTTCACAGAGAACTTGGACTGTGACGTGGACTACATCATCAACAGTGACCTCATGGATGGAGAGGGCATTGATTTCAACTTTGACCCCATAGGTGGGCAAAGCTACTCTGGCCCTGCAACTACGCAGAGCGCCACCCACAACTGGGTACCCAGCTAA